A region of the Arenibacter antarcticus genome:
TACTTTGCATGGTAATACTTCCTGACCAATGCCCTTATCTGGTTCTCGGTCTTACTATCTGCCTTGGCCACCACCTTGACTTTAGCAGCAATGGATCTATAGTTTTTTAATAATGATTTCCTGAATTTTTCATTGGTATCCCCGGGACCAAAAACAACAACTTCCTCTGCATTTTTGATTTTAAAGGCCAATTCAGAAAAGTAAGTTCGCAATTGATGTTTTTCCCGTTCCAAATAGCGGCTTTCATGTATAATTTGCTGTGCACCACTAGATTTCATTCTTGATGTTGATCCGTTTTTTAAACTAAAAAATTCTAGATTGGAAAATAATGTTTCAAATTTTTCGCCAGTCTCTTTTAAACGAACGATGTACGCCTTTTCCTTATCCATCCAAATCCCTACTTTCTTCATTGTTATAGTTTTAAGGTGAATCGTGCAGCGCTAAAATGGGTATTTCTGATTGATAACCTATTTCCTTTACTAAGGGTTTATAAAAGATGTTCTCAAAAAAACCATGTTTCCTATTCACAAATGCAAGCATATTACACCCACTATCTTTTATAAAATCCTTAATCTCAGCGGAGATTTTATTCCCATCTCGGAAATGGAAGGTATGTTCAACTTCCTGAAATAAGGATTCCAACAAAGCCCTATTTTCTTGTTGTGCCTTATTCAGATCAGATTCTAGACCTATGTGGAGGATCTTTATAACGGCCTTTTGCAGCATGGCAATTTCTAGGAGATATTGCAATTCAATGTGTTTAAAACCAGTTAAAAAATCGGTTGGAAAAACTATCTCCTCAGGAACTACAATCATTTCATTCTCGGGTACGGCCAATACAGGACTTGTAGTTATTTTCTCCATAACCTCAACAGTATTAGATCCAAAAAACACACGTGCAGCACCGCTACTGCCCTTAGTCCCCATTACTATCATATCTATTTCTTGATTTGTTAAAGTATGTCTAATAGCATCTAAAAGGGAGTTATAAACCGAAATGGTGTGAAAGGTATGTTCCGAGGAAAACTGCAATTGGCGCAACAATTTCTGGAGCTCCTCTTCAGATTTATTTTTTGCAGCCTCATAGGCCATTTCCCCAGGCTCGGGCACCATCATATTATCCAAACTATATCCACTTACCCCAAAAACATTCAACAAGTAGAAGTCGCACTCTTGCCCTTTAAAAAGTTTTAGGGCATAATTAATGGCGTTTAGGGCATTTTTAGAAAAATCCGTCGGTACTAATATTTGTTTAGGCATATTGTTTATATCGTTTACAACAGTACTAATGTAACCGACAAATTCCAGTCTAGGCATGATTAAAATCAGTTTAGATCGGAAAGTCCTAAAACGACGGGATCCACTTTAAGGGCCGCCCTTATAGGTTGGATCCCAAAACGGGGTTAAAAAAAATGCCGAATGGAATTAGCCCTGCAGCACCATAAATGGGATACTCACATGAAGCCCAATCTTTTTAATAACTGGCTCAATAAATAGTCGCTCCAAAAAAGTATGCTTATTTTGGATCATCACCAACAGGTTTAATTTTCTATTCAATTGAAAATTATTTATGCCTTCAATAACCCCTTGATCGGGCAGGTTGTGAAACAGATGGGAGGTGTTTTTCATTATAACCTCCAATTTTTGTTTGTTTTTTAATTGGTTTTCAGCCAGCTCATAACCCCTGGAAATATGCACCACTTCTACATGGGACTGGTGTAATTGTTGCAACTGCAACAATGCTTTTAATTGATCTTCACAATAGGAAACCTCATAATCTGTTGGAAATAAAATTTCCTTAGGTGGCACATAATCGTATCGCGCAGGCACGGCAATAACTGGAAAATTCGCGCTCTTGATCAGGTGAACGGTATTGGTGCCCATAAAAATTTCTTGTGCCCCCGTAGCCCCATGGGTTCCCATAATTACTAGGTCTGCATTTTCCTTGGCAACGGTCTGTACAATTTCATCTACAAGCTGGCTAAAGGCCGAGCGCAGTATGAAATGGTGCTTAGGGTTTTTAAAATCATTTTCTAGACGCAACTTTAACTTCTCCAAACGGGTCGTGGAATTAACCTGATATACATCTCCCAATCCAATTTGTCCAGGGCTAAACAAAATATATTCCGACTGATAGGCTGCTGGAGAATACGTATTCAATAGATAAAAAGTACACTCCTCATCCTTAAAAAGCTGAAGGGCGTACTTTATAGCATTAAAAGCATTCTCCGAAAAATCGGTAGGCAATACAATTCGTTTCATTTGGTAACTATTAAATTATCTGGATACGTTTTGAAGCACCATAAAAGGGATCTTGATATGCAACCCTATTTTATCAATCGTAGATAAATATAACATATCCTCCATATAGGAGTGTCTGGAATTCACCAAAACTAACATATTAATGGCGTGATGGACAATGTATTTAGTGATAGCGGTAGTTTTGTCCTTTTCCAAAGTAGTCTCAAAGGTGAGTTTGGGCTTTCGCATGCAATTTTTCAAAAATTCCTTATTGTCTTGCTGTCGCCAGGATAAATTTGTAATCGGATCTATGTGCAATATATGTACCGTAGAGCGGAAAGACCCCGTCATATCACACAGCAATTTTAGTTCCCTTCGTCTATTTTGCACCAAAAAATTGGTAGGAAAAAGTATTTCTTTGGGAGGATGATATTCATACCCCTCTGGGATGGCAAGCACAGGGCAATGAACGTATTTTAGAAGATGCAGGGTATTACTGCCGAAAGTCAGCCTACTATCATTGGTAGCGCCACGGGTACCCATAACAACAATATCGATATTTTCTTGGTTAACAAGGTCATTTACCTCGTCCACAAGGTCACCAAAAATTGTGATTTCCTTTAATTTATGATGTGGATTTGGAGAATATTCCTTTAAGTCCTTTAAAACTCGTTTCATCGACTTATCAGATTTCCGAAGAGTTGCTTCCTTTAATTCGTCTACATGGTCTTGGGCCATTTCTGCTGCTTTCCTATAGACTTCATCCGCATAGGTATGAACAATAAAAAATTCACATTTTTCATACTTAAATACCTGACAGGCATATTTTAGTGCGTTGAAGGCATTTTCCGAAAAATCTGTGGGCACTAAAACTTTTCTCATAAGTATAGTATTTGTGATTTACTTAAACAATTCCTGACATATTCCTATTGGACCATCTCAAAGGTATCTTTTCAAATTCATTTAAATTAAGCTCCTCCTATTCATGAAGTACCAGAAATGGAACTTTGGTATGATAACTTATCTCTTCTACTGCAGGCCTGAACAAAATTCTTTGAAAAAAATTCAAATTCTTGGCCACCATAGCAATCATATCAATTTCTCTACTCTCTGTAAAACATTGAACCGCCGTTTCCAATTTCGCACCTGTTAGTGAGTGAAAACTATGCGCTACATCTTTAAAATAGTCACTCAGAAACTCTTTATTAGTCAATTGCTCCTGACTTAACTCCTCCCCTTTTTTAGAAATATGAAGTATACTTAGGGCAGACTTATTGATTTCCGCCATTTCCAAAAGGTTGTCCAAAACATTTATGTCGTACCCAATATGGTAATCGGTTGGAAAGGCAATTTCCTTGGGCTTACTAAATTTAGCTTTTTCAGGAATCGCCAATAACGGACATTTTACCTTGGTAATAATATCTCCAGTATTGCTCCCTATGGCCACTTTTTTAAATCCTGTGGCCCCCTTGGTCCCCATAATTATTAGTTGGATATTCTTATTTTGAACCTCTCGCTTTACCGTGTCAACAAAATAATCATAAACTGCGATGGGCACATAAGTATGGTTGGAATTTGGAGCAGACTCTTCAATTCTTTTGATCAGTTTCTTTAATTGCTCGCGACTATCGGATAACAAAGCATCCTGAAAATTAGCTATGGAGGATTTTAAATTGGATTCTGTACCAGAATAACTAGGCACGGGATTAACGTGTAACATATAAAAGGTACATCTGTGTTCTTGGAACAGCTCCAACCCATATTTCACCGCATTAAAGGAATTTTCGGAAAAATCTGTAGGAACTAAAATATTTTTCATTTCAACCGAGTTTTGCTTTACTCCTCCAAAATTAAGTCGCAAAAACCGCAATCTAAATGACCAATATCATGTACCCACTACAAAAAGCAGCAAAAGTGAAATAAATAGTTTAATTAACCTACAATCCCATATTTTGGGAACGTAAAACCTAGGGGCTAGCCTTTCTCCCTAAGTCATTAATTTACCTTACTAAGGCCTTCCATATCTAGAATTTGGATGTTTTTATTCTCTATTCGAATTAAACCTTCTTTTTTAAAACTAGACAACGTCCTAATTAATGTCTCCGTTGCCATACCAGCAACACTGGCCAGATCGCTCCGCAGAATATGTAATCTCCCCTGGGAGTCCTTTTCAAGCTTATTGGCAAATTTCAATATTGTAGTTGCCGTTTTTTTTCTCACAGACCCGTATGCCATTTCCAATAATTGTTCCTTGGTCTCAGATAGATTTTCTGTCAATATTGCCATGAGCTCCATCGTTAACTGGGGATTTTCTTCGAGCACGACTTTAAATTCATCTTTTCCCAGCCCTACCAATCTTACTTCTCCCATTGCCGTTGCAAATTCCTGATACGTAAGATTTTTGCTAAAACAGGTGAAACCAAAAAAATCATCGGCTTTATAAATTTCGGTAATCAATTCCTTGCCCCATTCATCCAATCTATGGGTTTTAACAACTCCATTAAGAACCAAATAAATAAGGTTGGAGTTACTTCCTTCCTTGTAAATAACATCCCCAAGGACAAATTCATAGGTACGTCCCTCATCTACTATATAATTTTTAAGTTGATTAATGGTCTGCATCCCCAAACTGCCAACTTCAGTAACGGATCTACCCAAACCACTATTTTCCCTAACAATTGCCATTCTTGCTAACCTACTATTAATAGCTCCCAATAGTTCGGATTCTGTAAAGGGTTTGGTAATATAATCGTCTGCTCCTAGGTCCATACCCTTACGAATATCCTGCCTTTCGGTCTTGGCAGAAAGAAAAACAAAGGGAATTTGCTTGGTTGTTTCTTCTTGGGATAACGCCATTAGCACCCCATATCCATCCAATTCGGGCATCATAATATCACAGATGATTAAATCTGGCAAATGTTGTTTGGCCAGCAGTAATCCCTTACTCCCGTTGGAGGCGGTATACACCTGGAAATAGCTCAATTCTAAAAGCTCGGCCGTATTCTCCCGCAAAACCGAATCGTCCTCTATGATCAACACTCGTTTCATCTATTGCTGTATTTAAATAAGTACCGCCCTTTATCACATATCATGCGTATTGGTTAACTACCCTGCATTATGTTCTAGGGGGAATTCTACCGAAAACACACTTCCTTTACCTGATTTGCTTTTAAAGTAAATTGCCCCACCAATGTTCTCCACATGAACTTTTACAATATTCAATCCTATGCCAGTCCCTTGAATAAGTCGTGCATTTTCTGCTCTATAATACCTTTCAAAAATATGCTTCTGATTCTTTTCGGGAATCCCTATCCCTAGATCAATTATATGGAATACAATTTTACTTGGAAGCAATTCCACTTTAATATCTATATCAGTCTCCTCTGGGGAATATTTTATAGCGTTGTGCAAAAGATTGGTCAAGACTAAGGAAACTATTCGTTCATCCTGATTTATATCGATCTCATCAATGTTTTCAGGATAAATTATTTTCTGTCCGTCCTTTAATAGCATATTGGCATTATAAACTACCTCGTTCACTACTTTGCTTAGTGAAAAATCGGTATACCTGTACACTTCTTTCCCTTTCTCCAATCTCTCCACAGATAAAAAATCGTTTAGTATACCATTTAGATGATGTACACCACTAATAATTGTATTTAAGTGTTTCTCCCGTTTATCTTGCTGATCATCCCTACTGTATTTCCCTACTAGTGTAGCCGATGTCAGTATCCCACTCAACGGAGTCTTAAACTCGTGGGAAACCAAAGAGAGAAATTCGGTTTTAAGATCATTTAATTCCCGTTCCCTATGCAGTGCACTCTTTATTTTTGACTCCGCATTCTCCCGCAACTTTATCTCCCTGGTAAGTTTAACCACGGTTTTCTCCAATTCCTTGGTACGGGCCTCGATCTTTTCTTCCAATCGCGAATTTAGTTCCCTTATCTGCCGTTCCTGTTCTTTTTTTTCCGAGACATCTATGACTAAGGCCATAACATACGTTTTCCCCAACAACGAAAACGGATTGAGGCCTACCTCTATTGGGAATTCCTCACCGTTCATGCGTTTTCCAAAAAGCGTTCTCCCATGGGCCATTCTCCTTTGCCCTTGTTTTTTATGAAAATCTTCCACGTATTTATCGTGTGCATTGTGAAAACTTTCAGGAATTAACAGATGTAAAGGTTGCCCCTTTAATTCCCCCTCCCCATAACCGAACATTTCATTGGTACGGGTGTTGGTCCCAATAATGATCTGTTGTTCACTCACCAACAAAATCCCTTCGGATACGGCCTCGGACAACAGTTTTAAAACATTCTTGCTTTTCTCAAATGCACGCATATGATAAAGTTACATTAATTTACGAAGTTTTATAGATTTCGTCCTAGTCCCTTTAGCTGTAGCAAAGTGAAACTACACCCGAACTCGTATTTCCTTAAGTCCACAACAGATTCTTTAAAACCGCCTAAAAGTGTGATTCCTTCCCTAATTGTAGTAACTCTTAAAATCATTTTGTACTTTTAATTGCAAATAAAGTACCACCACGGAGATAAATAGCGACTTTAAATCTGAATAAAATAATCATTGCTATTTTTAATACTGAATCAAGGCGATCATAAAAAAAGTTGTATGTGGAGCTTAGGCAGACCATTTACACACCAGAATTACCAAGGAATAGCAACATAGCGGAAATTTTTTAATAAGCTTTCTTTGGAAGACATGAACGTTCCTAAACCACAATCTATGTCACCAACAAAACAACAGATCAAGGAATTTTATCAATGTTTGGGCAAACTCTTTTATGCCATAGCCATGGCCGATAAGAAAATCATGCCGAACGAAATTGATTCCTTAAGAAAGGATGTGAAAAGATATTGGCTCGCTATAGACGATAGTAAGGACGAGTTTGGCACCGATGCCGCATTCCAAATAGAAATTGTTTTTGACTGGCTGCAGGATCAAGAAAAAGAAGGCGATGAATATTTTACGGAATTTATGGATTTTTACGAGGAGCATCCCAATTTTTTTAGTCCGCAAATAAAAAAACTCATTTGGAAAACAGCAGACGACATTGCCTCCTCCTATGCCCATAAAAACAAATCTGAACTGATTCTCCTGAACAAGTTGAAAATCACGCTATCCTAGGGTCTTTCAATACCACGTTAGATGGATTCCCAAAACCCGACCGACCGCAGGTACGTCTGTTGCATAAGCCACAATGGATCACCAACACACCTGCCCCCCTTTCCATCCATAGATTTAAGTGTCCTTTCTAATCTTAGCAAGTTGTATTTTGCGTACCCGTTTAAAGGTTAACCTCATTAAAACTCATCAACGGAATGGAGATATGTGATTCCATTTTTTTTACCAAGCTTTTATGAAATATTTTCTGAAAGAATCCTTTTTCCTTCCTTTCCAATAAGACCAGTATATCTGCTCCGATCTCATCGGAAAACGTCTTGAGTTTTTCTTCAATAGCATCAGAGAAAATAAGTTGAAAGCCTATATTTTCATAATCTACCTGCTGTTCCAACATTTCTTTAAACCACTCCATTTGTTCTTTTCCAGCGTATTCCTTTTCCGTAGAAATATGAATGATTTCTATTTTCGATTTTAGCAATTTGGCCATGGGTACCAATGTTTTAATGGCCAAGATATCTGCTTCCTCAAAATCAGTGGCATACAGAATAGTATCAATCGCTTTTGAAAACTTAGTGTTGGGAATGATCAACAGCGGACAGCTTACTTTATCTTGAAGCTCCTTTCCTATATCACCTACTAATAAACCACGTTCTGAATGCTTGTCCTTTCTACCTATTAAAATTAAATCTGATTTAAATTCTTTGGATGCCTCTAATATTGCATTGGTAATGGAGTCTCTCTGAACCACTTCCAATACAATGTTTGCAGGGTCTAAACCTGAACCGATATGTTTTTCACAATAAGCTTTAAGGATCTCCTTTTGTTCTTGGATCACATGATACGCTATCTGTTCTAACGGACGGCTGACCGAAACCCTTAGAGGCTCCATTTTATGCACATATAAAACAATGAGTTTGGCTCCCATCTCCCTACTAAGATTATAAGCGAATTTTAATACCGGAACCTCTCTCTCCGATCTATCAGTAGCATAAAATACAGTATTCATCATAATGAAAATTTTAATACTTTAAAAATATTCGATTATAGTTAAGGGAACAATGACTTTGGTCATAGCACTTTTCATTATCAAAGCTATAAGTTGTCAGGACTACTGAATACTGTTTAGAACAACCTCCCTAGAATTAAATATCAATAATCTATAGGAGACCAAAAATTATTAGTGGTACCCTAAGGTTAAAATCACGTACACCCAATCGTAAATTATTTGATAATTTTAGCTTAACTTCATACCAGATACAACCTTATGAAAGCAATGGCACATTTAAAAAGTCCCCTAACACCAAAGGAAAATGAGGTTATCCTTACCGCCTTGAATCCTATTTTTGATATTCAGGTATTGGACCTTGATTTGGAAAAGGGGCTCCTCCTTTTTAACTACAATAGTCGCATGGTCTTGGCAATGGTAGAAAAAAAATTATTGGAAGCAGGACTCCCCATAATGTCCTATTC
Encoded here:
- a CDS encoding universal stress protein translates to MPRLEFVGYISTVVNDINNMPKQILVPTDFSKNALNAINYALKLFKGQECDFYLLNVFGVSGYSLDNMMVPEPGEMAYEAAKNKSEEELQKLLRQLQFSSEHTFHTISVYNSLLDAIRHTLTNQEIDMIVMGTKGSSGAARVFFGSNTVEVMEKITTSPVLAVPENEMIVVPEEIVFPTDFLTGFKHIELQYLLEIAMLQKAVIKILHIGLESDLNKAQQENRALLESLFQEVEHTFHFRDGNKISAEIKDFIKDSGCNMLAFVNRKHGFFENIFYKPLVKEIGYQSEIPILALHDSP
- a CDS encoding universal stress protein, which gives rise to MKRIVLPTDFSENAFNAIKYALQLFKDEECTFYLLNTYSPAAYQSEYILFSPGQIGLGDVYQVNSTTRLEKLKLRLENDFKNPKHHFILRSAFSQLVDEIVQTVAKENADLVIMGTHGATGAQEIFMGTNTVHLIKSANFPVIAVPARYDYVPPKEILFPTDYEVSYCEDQLKALLQLQQLHQSHVEVVHISRGYELAENQLKNKQKLEVIMKNTSHLFHNLPDQGVIEGINNFQLNRKLNLLVMIQNKHTFLERLFIEPVIKKIGLHVSIPFMVLQG
- a CDS encoding universal stress protein, with product MRKVLVPTDFSENAFNALKYACQVFKYEKCEFFIVHTYADEVYRKAAEMAQDHVDELKEATLRKSDKSMKRVLKDLKEYSPNPHHKLKEITIFGDLVDEVNDLVNQENIDIVVMGTRGATNDSRLTFGSNTLHLLKYVHCPVLAIPEGYEYHPPKEILFPTNFLVQNRRRELKLLCDMTGSFRSTVHILHIDPITNLSWRQQDNKEFLKNCMRKPKLTFETTLEKDKTTAITKYIVHHAINMLVLVNSRHSYMEDMLYLSTIDKIGLHIKIPFMVLQNVSR
- a CDS encoding universal stress protein, with translation MKNILVPTDFSENSFNAVKYGLELFQEHRCTFYMLHVNPVPSYSGTESNLKSSIANFQDALLSDSREQLKKLIKRIEESAPNSNHTYVPIAVYDYFVDTVKREVQNKNIQLIIMGTKGATGFKKVAIGSNTGDIITKVKCPLLAIPEKAKFSKPKEIAFPTDYHIGYDINVLDNLLEMAEINKSALSILHISKKGEELSQEQLTNKEFLSDYFKDVAHSFHSLTGAKLETAVQCFTESREIDMIAMVAKNLNFFQRILFRPAVEEISYHTKVPFLVLHE
- a CDS encoding response regulator — its product is MKRVLIIEDDSVLRENTAELLELSYFQVYTASNGSKGLLLAKQHLPDLIICDIMMPELDGYGVLMALSQEETTKQIPFVFLSAKTERQDIRKGMDLGADDYITKPFTESELLGAINSRLARMAIVRENSGLGRSVTEVGSLGMQTINQLKNYIVDEGRTYEFVLGDVIYKEGSNSNLIYLVLNGVVKTHRLDEWGKELITEIYKADDFFGFTCFSKNLTYQEFATAMGEVRLVGLGKDEFKVVLEENPQLTMELMAILTENLSETKEQLLEMAYGSVRKKTATTILKFANKLEKDSQGRLHILRSDLASVAGMATETLIRTLSSFKKEGLIRIENKNIQILDMEGLSKVN
- a CDS encoding PAS domain-containing sensor histidine kinase — protein: MRAFEKSKNVLKLLSEAVSEGILLVSEQQIIIGTNTRTNEMFGYGEGELKGQPLHLLIPESFHNAHDKYVEDFHKKQGQRRMAHGRTLFGKRMNGEEFPIEVGLNPFSLLGKTYVMALVIDVSEKKEQERQIRELNSRLEEKIEARTKELEKTVVKLTREIKLRENAESKIKSALHRERELNDLKTEFLSLVSHEFKTPLSGILTSATLVGKYSRDDQQDKREKHLNTIISGVHHLNGILNDFLSVERLEKGKEVYRYTDFSLSKVVNEVVYNANMLLKDGQKIIYPENIDEIDINQDERIVSLVLTNLLHNAIKYSPEETDIDIKVELLPSKIVFHIIDLGIGIPEKNQKHIFERYYRAENARLIQGTGIGLNIVKVHVENIGGAIYFKSKSGKGSVFSVEFPLEHNAG
- a CDS encoding universal stress protein, which produces MMNTVFYATDRSEREVPVLKFAYNLSREMGAKLIVLYVHKMEPLRVSVSRPLEQIAYHVIQEQKEILKAYCEKHIGSGLDPANIVLEVVQRDSITNAILEASKEFKSDLILIGRKDKHSERGLLVGDIGKELQDKVSCPLLIIPNTKFSKAIDTILYATDFEEADILAIKTLVPMAKLLKSKIEIIHISTEKEYAGKEQMEWFKEMLEQQVDYENIGFQLIFSDAIEEKLKTFSDEIGADILVLLERKEKGFFQKIFHKSLVKKMESHISIPLMSFNEVNL